Proteins co-encoded in one Haloarcula pelagica genomic window:
- a CDS encoding DHH family phosphoesterase, with protein sequence MSSPTGTDDGAAAPDGGAVVYDLAAECTADDLEEDGRYLATVNGVVEYGVFVDLSDAVSGLVHDSNLLGDYEVGDEFVVELAEVRPDGDLSFDEVRLDEYRVEPVAHGDLTTVADLNDATGEAVVVEGTVVQIKQTGGPTVFQLRDTTGVVPCAAFDEAGVRAYPDVEMDDVVRIAGRAEERDGGVQIEVDSLTVLDEKAGTAVRDDLDAALAELAEPADIDPLVEWPAFEKLWDDLREVATELRRTVLAGRPIRMRHHADGDGLCASVPLQVALQRFIAQQYEDSDAPQHLLKRLPSKAPYYEMEDVTRDLNFALEDRTRHGQKLPMLLMLDNGSTEEDTPAYRNLRHYDIPVVVVDHHHPDPEAVEPLIEHHVNPYLHDEDYRITTGMLCVELARMIDPTLSEELQHVPAVAGLSDRSEGEAMPDYLDLAAETGYDESDLRDIGEALDYATHWLRYSSGEQLVSDVLNVDCDDRGRHEEIVDFLADRAQRDVDEQLDAAMHHVAHERLDNGAHLYRIDVENHAHRFTYPAPGKTTGEIHDRKVAETGDPVITIGYGPDFAVLRSDGVRLDIPRMVSELTAEVDGGGVSGGGHLVVGSIKFVSGMRDEVLDALVEKMAEAEIDEDLGSSTALPEDIDA encoded by the coding sequence ATGTCTTCGCCAACAGGCACCGACGACGGTGCCGCGGCTCCCGATGGGGGAGCCGTCGTCTACGATCTCGCTGCAGAGTGTACCGCCGACGATCTGGAGGAGGATGGCCGCTATCTCGCCACCGTCAACGGTGTCGTCGAGTACGGTGTCTTCGTCGATCTCTCCGATGCCGTCTCCGGGCTCGTCCACGACTCGAACCTGCTGGGCGACTACGAGGTCGGCGACGAGTTCGTCGTCGAACTCGCCGAGGTCCGTCCCGACGGCGACCTCAGTTTCGACGAGGTCCGACTCGACGAGTACCGGGTCGAACCGGTCGCACACGGCGATCTGACGACGGTCGCCGATCTCAACGACGCCACCGGCGAGGCCGTCGTCGTCGAGGGCACGGTCGTCCAGATCAAACAGACCGGCGGCCCCACGGTGTTCCAGCTCCGGGACACGACCGGTGTGGTCCCGTGTGCGGCCTTCGACGAGGCGGGCGTCCGTGCCTACCCCGATGTCGAGATGGACGATGTCGTCCGGATCGCCGGCCGTGCCGAGGAACGGGACGGCGGCGTCCAGATCGAAGTGGACTCGCTGACCGTCCTCGACGAGAAGGCCGGGACTGCCGTCCGGGACGACCTCGACGCCGCTCTCGCCGAACTGGCCGAACCGGCCGACATCGACCCGCTGGTCGAGTGGCCGGCCTTCGAGAAGCTCTGGGACGACCTCCGGGAGGTCGCGACCGAACTCCGCCGGACGGTGCTCGCCGGCCGGCCGATCCGGATGCGCCACCACGCCGACGGGGACGGCCTCTGTGCCAGCGTCCCGCTGCAGGTCGCCCTCCAGCGGTTCATCGCCCAGCAGTACGAGGACAGCGACGCGCCCCAGCACCTCCTCAAGCGGCTGCCGAGCAAGGCCCCCTACTACGAGATGGAGGATGTCACCCGGGATCTGAACTTCGCGCTGGAGGACCGGACCCGCCACGGCCAGAAGCTCCCGATGCTGCTGATGCTCGACAACGGCTCGACCGAGGAGGACACGCCGGCCTACCGGAACCTCCGGCACTACGACATCCCCGTGGTCGTCGTCGACCACCACCACCCCGACCCCGAAGCCGTCGAGCCGCTCATCGAGCACCACGTCAACCCCTACCTCCACGACGAGGACTACCGGATCACGACCGGGATGCTCTGTGTCGAACTGGCCCGGATGATCGACCCGACGCTGAGCGAGGAGCTCCAGCACGTCCCCGCGGTCGCGGGGCTTTCGGATCGCTCGGAGGGCGAGGCGATGCCCGACTACCTCGACCTCGCCGCCGAGACGGGCTACGACGAGAGCGACCTGCGGGACATCGGCGAAGCGCTTGACTACGCGACCCACTGGCTGCGCTACAGCTCAGGCGAACAGCTCGTGAGCGACGTGCTCAACGTCGATTGTGACGACCGCGGGCGCCACGAGGAGATCGTCGACTTCCTCGCCGATCGGGCCCAGCGCGATGTCGACGAGCAACTCGACGCCGCGATGCACCACGTCGCCCACGAGCGGCTGGACAACGGCGCTCACCTCTACCGGATCGACGTGGAGAACCACGCCCACCGCTTTACCTACCCAGCGCCGGGGAAGACGACCGGCGAGATCCACGACCGGAAGGTCGCCGAGACGGGCGACCCCGTCATCACTATCGGCTACGGGCCGGACTTTGCCGTCCTGCGAAGCGACGGCGTCCGGCTCGACATCCCGCGGATGGTCAGCGAACTCACCGCCGAGGTCGACGGTGGCGGCGTCTCCGGCGGGGGCCACCTCGTCGTCGGCTCGATCAAGTTCGTCTCCGGGATGCGCGACGAGGTGCTCGACGCCCTCGTCGAGAAGATGGCCGAGGCGGAGATCGACGAAGACCTCGGAAGCTCGACGGCGCTGCCCGAAGACATCGACGCCTGA
- a CDS encoding phospholipase D-like domain-containing protein, translated as MRSLVTLALICLLVTPAVCGPGVAGARTAPATTDATAPGTSIHAVYPNPVASGDTGEFVVLDVSDGTALGRYTLSDGQSRATLPNETVTGTVVVTAAPEAVRPLVDHPVVGLAGHPELANSGEQLRLTRDGRTVDSVRYTDASEGEIGVVSGSAIRWRPLGRTDRPVVTARGGTVRAFTLPDAPGTPLGPLRAADDRLLLAGYTLSSERVADALVRAKDRGARVRVLLEGEPVGERTRAEARTLDRLVEAGVEVRLLSGPRARYRYHHAKYAVADDRAVVLTENWKPAGTGGNSSRGWGVVTGQSSVVDGLATTFRDDTGWQDATAWDSYRRGRQFERGERAVGSYPQQFEPTAVTVERTELLVTPDNAQRRLVETLDDADRRIAVVQPTVGGWDEPLLRALRRAAKRGVEVRLLLSDAWYVREENTRTVERFREWAERTDTPLSARVAEPAGRYEKIHAKGAVVDDRVVVGSLNWNEQAATENREVVLLLHGTEVASYYGRVFDADWQGGTGDLPLELLGIGLGVGILAVLAVRRVDFGEK; from the coding sequence ATGCGGTCGCTCGTCACCCTCGCGTTGATCTGCCTGCTCGTCACGCCGGCCGTCTGTGGACCGGGCGTCGCCGGAGCGCGTACGGCGCCGGCGACCACGGACGCGACCGCCCCCGGTACGTCGATCCACGCGGTCTACCCCAATCCCGTCGCCAGTGGCGACACCGGCGAGTTCGTCGTCCTCGACGTGTCCGACGGGACCGCTCTCGGTCGGTATACGCTCTCTGACGGCCAGTCGAGGGCCACGCTCCCGAACGAAACCGTCACCGGAACGGTCGTGGTGACCGCCGCGCCCGAGGCCGTCCGGCCGCTGGTCGACCACCCCGTCGTCGGGCTCGCGGGCCACCCGGAACTGGCAAACAGCGGCGAGCAACTCCGCCTCACGAGAGACGGACGGACTGTCGACAGCGTCCGGTACACCGACGCCAGCGAGGGCGAGATCGGCGTCGTCTCCGGGTCGGCGATCCGCTGGCGACCGCTCGGGCGGACGGACAGGCCGGTCGTCACCGCACGCGGCGGGACGGTCCGGGCGTTCACCCTCCCTGATGCGCCCGGCACCCCACTCGGACCGCTTCGAGCGGCCGACGATCGGCTCCTGCTGGCCGGTTACACGCTCAGTTCCGAGCGAGTCGCGGACGCGCTCGTCCGGGCGAAAGACCGTGGCGCGCGGGTCCGAGTCCTGCTAGAGGGAGAGCCGGTCGGCGAGCGGACCCGCGCGGAGGCCCGGACCCTCGACCGGCTCGTCGAGGCCGGCGTCGAAGTCAGACTGCTCTCGGGACCGCGGGCCCGCTATCGCTACCACCACGCGAAGTACGCCGTCGCCGACGACCGGGCAGTCGTCCTGACCGAGAACTGGAAGCCGGCCGGGACGGGGGGCAACAGTAGCCGCGGGTGGGGTGTCGTGACCGGCCAGTCGAGCGTCGTCGACGGCCTGGCGACGACGTTCCGGGACGACACGGGCTGGCAGGACGCGACGGCCTGGGACTCGTACCGACGCGGCCGGCAGTTCGAACGCGGCGAGCGAGCGGTTGGGAGCTATCCACAGCAGTTCGAGCCGACGGCCGTCACCGTCGAGCGAACCGAGCTCCTGGTCACACCGGACAACGCACAGCGACGCCTGGTCGAGACACTCGACGACGCCGACCGGCGAATCGCCGTCGTCCAGCCGACAGTCGGCGGCTGGGACGAACCGCTCTTGCGGGCGCTGCGCCGAGCGGCCAAGCGAGGCGTCGAAGTTCGGCTCCTCTTGAGCGACGCGTGGTACGTCCGCGAGGAGAACACACGGACGGTCGAGCGGTTCCGGGAGTGGGCCGAGCGGACCGACACGCCGCTATCGGCTCGCGTCGCCGAGCCGGCGGGTCGGTACGAGAAAATCCACGCGAAGGGCGCGGTCGTCGACGACCGCGTCGTCGTCGGCAGCCTCAACTGGAACGAACAGGCCGCGACCGAGAACCGAGAGGTCGTCTTGCTCCTCCACGGGACGGAGGTGGCGTCGTACTACGGGCGCGTGTTCGACGCCGACTGGCAGGGCGGAACCGGCGACCTCCCCTTGGAGTTGCTCGGGATCGGGCTCGGCGTGGGAATCCTGGCCGTGTTGGCCGTTCGACGGGTCGATTTCGGCGAGAAGTGA
- a CDS encoding HEAT repeat domain-containing protein yields MSNGDDETEAPDDGADAADEEAEAAEDAAGTELSADTLDSRLDEAESALDAAETEADLDEVEAALDDIESDIESADLPEPDEDDEDAADPREELESRLSDLRDGLEEQRGPYAEDVVGIVEDAQATIEDSEWTEDGEEEALDAVRSFLDAASEHVSHDAETDADLGSAASALGMVADAVGDAGLDADEDDETIAGLLEAAETLEDDLEAAEVWSDLTVQEQLDARGFYDILTNENRKDFPPEWNAAKLHAKEGNIEDVLFAFDTLGSEFMEEYIVDIFYHLGSDAQEAFDAMHQKAQRRDKGPIKVLGKIGDDRACETLHDFIDGDGDPALQKVTLRALGSIGSPESVQPVANRLDAENEDIRSVAARTLGLLGDTRAVEPLADVLESDDSDQARASAAWALRQIGTERALEEAAQYVDDRAYLVQAEAEKAASA; encoded by the coding sequence ATGAGCAACGGGGACGACGAGACCGAGGCACCCGACGACGGGGCCGACGCCGCCGACGAGGAGGCCGAGGCAGCCGAGGACGCCGCCGGGACGGAGCTGAGCGCCGACACGCTCGATTCGCGGCTCGACGAGGCCGAGAGCGCCCTCGACGCCGCCGAGACAGAGGCCGACTTAGACGAGGTCGAGGCGGCACTCGACGACATCGAGAGCGACATCGAGTCGGCCGACCTCCCGGAACCGGACGAGGACGACGAGGACGCGGCGGACCCGCGCGAGGAACTGGAGTCCCGGCTATCGGACCTCCGGGACGGCCTCGAAGAACAGCGCGGCCCGTACGCCGAGGACGTGGTCGGGATCGTCGAGGACGCACAGGCGACGATCGAGGACAGCGAGTGGACCGAAGACGGCGAGGAGGAGGCCCTCGACGCGGTCCGGTCGTTCCTCGACGCGGCGAGCGAACACGTCAGCCACGACGCGGAGACCGACGCCGACCTCGGAAGCGCCGCCTCGGCACTGGGGATGGTCGCCGACGCGGTCGGTGACGCCGGCCTGGACGCCGACGAGGACGACGAGACCATCGCCGGCCTGCTGGAGGCCGCCGAGACGCTCGAAGACGACCTGGAGGCAGCCGAGGTCTGGAGCGACCTCACCGTCCAGGAACAGCTCGACGCCCGCGGGTTCTACGACATCCTCACGAACGAGAACCGCAAGGACTTCCCGCCCGAGTGGAACGCTGCGAAGCTCCACGCGAAGGAGGGCAACATCGAGGATGTCCTGTTCGCGTTCGACACCCTGGGCTCGGAGTTCATGGAGGAGTACATCGTCGACATCTTCTACCATCTCGGCAGCGACGCCCAGGAGGCCTTCGACGCGATGCACCAGAAGGCCCAGCGCCGGGACAAGGGGCCGATCAAGGTGCTCGGGAAGATCGGCGACGACCGCGCCTGCGAGACGCTCCACGACTTCATCGACGGGGACGGCGACCCCGCGCTCCAGAAAGTGACTCTGCGGGCGCTCGGTTCGATCGGCAGCCCCGAGTCGGTCCAGCCGGTCGCGAACCGCCTCGACGCGGAGAACGAGGACATCCGCTCGGTGGCCGCCCGCACGCTGGGACTGCTGGGCGACACCCGCGCGGTCGAACCGCTCGCCGACGTACTCGAAAGCGACGACAGCGACCAGGCCCGCGCGTCGGCCGCGTGGGCGCTGCGCCAGATCGGGACCGAACGCGCCCTGGAGGAGGCCGCCCAGTACGTCGACGACCGGGCGTACCTCGTCCAGGCCGAGGCCGAGAAGGCCGCGAGCGCCTGA
- a CDS encoding AIR carboxylase family protein, protein MTADSVQSLIDQLHEEASMDRPDELTPDVGIVMGSDSDLATMAGGKGKRPGAYAALADELGFAEQTDYADAPDARFTFETFVVSAHRTPDLMYAYAETAADRGVDVIIAGAGGKSADLPNMTASIAYPLPVIGVPVQEKSVDSVIGMPQGAPITAVDAGKSFNAALTATQILAREHDDLRERLVEYHQGLQEEVGEVSRDLHELGTPGFKDAYWDD, encoded by the coding sequence ATGACAGCCGACAGCGTGCAGTCGCTGATCGACCAACTCCACGAAGAGGCGTCGATGGATCGCCCGGACGAACTCACTCCCGACGTGGGTATCGTCATGGGGTCGGACTCGGACCTGGCGACGATGGCCGGCGGGAAAGGCAAACGACCCGGGGCGTACGCCGCGCTCGCGGACGAACTCGGGTTCGCAGAACAGACCGACTACGCCGACGCACCCGACGCCCGGTTCACGTTCGAGACGTTCGTCGTCTCCGCCCACCGGACGCCGGACCTGATGTACGCGTACGCGGAGACCGCCGCCGACCGCGGGGTCGACGTGATCATCGCCGGCGCGGGTGGCAAGTCCGCCGACCTACCCAACATGACCGCTTCGATCGCGTACCCGCTGCCGGTCATCGGCGTCCCGGTCCAGGAGAAGTCCGTCGACTCGGTCATCGGGATGCCACAGGGGGCGCCGATCACGGCGGTCGACGCCGGCAAGTCGTTCAACGCCGCACTGACCGCGACGCAGATCCTCGCGCGCGAGCACGACGACCTCCGTGAGCGACTCGTCGAGTACCACCAGGGCCTCCAGGAGGAGGTCGGGGAGGTCTCGCGCGACCTCCACGAACTGGGGACGCCCGGGTTCAAGGACGCGTACTGGGACGACTGA
- a CDS encoding NADH-quinone oxidoreductase subunit A, protein MSNAWIAIGALALVGLAIPLGMMAASSLLRPSVPEQGKSTTYESGEVPTGSSRHIRFNIQYYMVALLFVIFDIETVLIFPWTLIYGDAVSAVGLSRVLLPMVAFITILVVGLAWAWRNGAVQWVRNPEVTKGADTYE, encoded by the coding sequence ATGAGTAATGCATGGATCGCCATCGGTGCGCTCGCGCTGGTGGGGCTCGCCATCCCGCTCGGGATGATGGCAGCGTCGAGCCTCCTGCGGCCGAGCGTTCCCGAACAAGGCAAGAGTACCACCTACGAGTCCGGTGAGGTGCCGACGGGGAGTAGCCGGCATATCCGCTTCAACATCCAATACTACATGGTCGCGCTGCTGTTCGTCATCTTCGACATCGAGACGGTCCTCATCTTCCCGTGGACCCTCATCTACGGCGATGCGGTGTCGGCCGTCGGCCTCAGCAGGGTCCTCCTGCCGATGGTGGCGTTTATAACCATCCTCGTGGTTGGGCTCGCCTGGGCGTGGCGCAACGGCGCAGTCCAGTGGGTGCGCAACCCAGAGGTAACGAAGGGGGCAGATACATATGAGTAG
- a CDS encoding NADH-quinone oxidoreductase subunit B yields the protein MSSDQTPPTEVSTREARMGDGADDRFNSKLREAFGSTPFILTKFDQFMNWVRGSSMFMLQFGIACCSIEMIHTYAIKHDLDRFGAGVPRASPRQADVIIVPGTIVSKFAPRMKRVYDQMPEPKFVVSMGSCTVSGGPFQEGYNVVKGAEEVIPVDIHVPGCPPRPEALIYGVAKLQERIANGESSPVTVKPYELEQFGDLEQDELVQKLADEIDEDDLVMRYNWDDSP from the coding sequence ATGAGTAGTGACCAGACACCGCCGACCGAGGTATCGACACGAGAGGCCCGAATGGGCGACGGCGCCGACGACCGCTTCAACTCCAAGCTGCGCGAAGCGTTCGGCTCGACGCCGTTCATCCTCACCAAGTTCGACCAGTTCATGAACTGGGTGCGTGGCTCCTCGATGTTCATGCTACAGTTCGGGATCGCCTGCTGTAGCATCGAGATGATCCACACGTACGCGATCAAACACGACCTCGACCGCTTCGGCGCCGGGGTCCCACGTGCGTCGCCCCGCCAGGCCGACGTGATCATCGTCCCGGGGACCATCGTCTCGAAGTTCGCCCCGCGGATGAAGCGCGTGTACGACCAGATGCCCGAACCCAAGTTCGTCGTCTCGATGGGCTCGTGTACGGTCTCGGGCGGCCCGTTCCAGGAGGGGTACAACGTCGTCAAGGGCGCCGAGGAGGTCATCCCGGTCGACATCCACGTCCCCGGCTGTCCGCCCCGCCCGGAGGCGCTGATCTACGGCGTCGCGAAGCTCCAGGAACGCATCGCCAACGGCGAGTCCTCGCCGGTGACGGTCAAGCCCTACGAGCTCGAACAGTTCGGCGACCTCGAACAGGACGAACTCGTCCAGAAACTCGCCGACGAGATCGACGAGGACGACCTCGTGATGCGGTACAACTGGGACGACTCCCCCTGA
- a CDS encoding NADH-quinone oxidoreductase subunit D: MSLEEPTPDTTVDVGVTDDGLDYDALAALLDGHVLEREQHVNAEGFVIRPDEVQEVLSTLRTEAGFDHLSCVTGQEYDDRYESIYHLKKYDDPTQELSVIVPSPKDDPGNESAARVYSTADWHEREAYDLVGLEYDDHPDLKRILLPDTWQGHPLSQDYNQDQPQIVTLRENANPLQEDHRSEDDSDTMFVNIGPHHPATHGVLHVKTVLDGEQIADLESDIGYLHRCEEQMCQNGTYRHQIMPYPDRWDYISAGILNEWAYARAAEDLADIEVPEYAQVIRTMSAEMCRIASHMLALATFALDVFGDFTAVFQYGIRDREIVQNLLEDLTGQRLMFNYLRLGGVAWDLPEPREEYFEKVRAFLDGLPEKLEEYHDLVTGNEIFQMRCVDTGVLSPDQVKQYGATGPVARGSGVDYDLRRDDPYGYYDELDWNVVTEQGGDNFSRVLVRMREVEESAKIIEQCVDLLEQWPEEDREIQANVPRTLRPDPDKEIYRAVEGAKGELGIYIRSDGTDKPARFKIRSPCFSNLQTLPEMSQGEYIPDMIASLGSLDIVLGEVDR, translated from the coding sequence ATGAGTCTCGAAGAACCAACACCGGACACGACGGTCGATGTCGGGGTGACCGACGACGGCCTCGACTACGACGCGCTGGCCGCCCTGCTCGACGGGCACGTCTTGGAGCGCGAACAGCACGTCAACGCCGAGGGCTTCGTCATCCGCCCCGACGAGGTACAGGAGGTCCTCTCGACACTGCGGACCGAGGCCGGCTTCGACCACCTCTCCTGTGTCACCGGCCAGGAGTACGACGACCGCTACGAGTCGATCTACCACCTCAAGAAGTACGACGACCCGACACAGGAGCTGTCGGTCATCGTTCCCTCGCCCAAGGACGACCCCGGAAACGAGTCCGCGGCGCGGGTGTACTCGACGGCCGACTGGCACGAGCGCGAGGCCTACGACCTGGTCGGACTGGAGTACGACGACCACCCCGATCTGAAACGGATCCTGCTGCCCGACACCTGGCAGGGGCACCCGCTCAGCCAGGACTACAACCAGGACCAGCCCCAGATCGTCACGCTGCGTGAGAACGCCAACCCGCTCCAGGAGGACCACCGCAGCGAGGACGACTCGGACACGATGTTCGTCAACATCGGTCCACACCACCCGGCGACCCACGGCGTGCTCCACGTCAAGACGGTGCTCGACGGCGAACAGATCGCCGACCTCGAATCCGACATCGGCTACCTCCACCGCTGTGAGGAGCAGATGTGCCAGAACGGCACTTACCGCCACCAGATCATGCCCTACCCCGACCGGTGGGACTACATCTCGGCGGGCATCCTCAACGAGTGGGCCTACGCCCGCGCGGCCGAGGACCTCGCGGACATCGAGGTCCCCGAGTACGCACAGGTCATCCGCACCATGTCCGCGGAGATGTGCCGGATCGCCTCGCACATGCTCGCGCTGGCGACGTTCGCACTGGACGTGTTCGGCGACTTCACCGCCGTCTTCCAGTACGGCATCCGCGACCGCGAGATCGTCCAGAACCTGCTCGAGGACCTCACGGGCCAGCGGCTGATGTTCAACTACCTCCGACTCGGCGGGGTCGCCTGGGACCTGCCCGAGCCCCGCGAGGAGTACTTCGAGAAGGTCCGGGCGTTCCTCGACGGCCTCCCGGAGAAACTCGAGGAGTACCACGACCTGGTCACCGGCAACGAGATCTTCCAGATGCGGTGTGTCGACACCGGTGTGCTCTCCCCGGATCAGGTCAAGCAGTACGGCGCCACCGGGCCGGTCGCGCGTGGGTCCGGCGTCGACTACGACCTCCGCCGGGACGACCCCTACGGCTACTACGACGAACTGGACTGGAACGTCGTCACCGAACAGGGCGGGGACAACTTCAGCCGCGTCCTCGTCCGGATGCGCGAGGTCGAGGAGTCCGCGAAGATCATCGAGCAGTGTGTCGACCTGCTCGAACAGTGGCCCGAGGAGGACCGTGAGATCCAGGCCAACGTTCCGCGGACACTCCGCCCGGACCCCGACAAGGAGATCTACCGCGCGGTCGAGGGCGCCAAGGGCGAACTCGGTATCTACATCCGCTCGGACGGCACGGACAAGCCGGCACGGTTCAAGATCCGGAGCCCGTGCTTCTCGAACCTCCAGACGCTGCCGGAGATGTCCCAGGGTGAGTACATCCCGGACATGATCGCCTCGCTGGGCAGCCTCGACATCGTCCTCGGGGAGGTCGATCGCTGA
- a CDS encoding complex I subunit 1/NuoH family protein, with translation MQSGGAPLPEMLARMLGLDPTNPGVILVMALIASAAVGSFVLTNTAVVIWAKRKITAAFTDRIAINRVGPLGLFIIVADAVRLLSKELIVPEEVDRPAWDLAPLVLSGSALLGFAVIPMDMQYNIQIADPEVGLAYVFATASIASVGLVMAGYASNNKYSFLGGLRAVAQNIAYEIPLILTGASVVIFAGSLQMSEIVMAQQQSLIGPLPAWYAFVNPFAFVLFMIANLAEVGRNPFDIPEAPTEIVAGYQTEYSSVYFVLMYLGEFIHIFLGGAIVATIFLGGPAGPVLPGIVWFVIKMWAVFLFTQWARSAVPRVRIDQLIQIGWKGMLVLSLANLMLTAAIVGVVNV, from the coding sequence ATGCAGAGCGGCGGTGCACCGCTCCCCGAGATGCTCGCGCGCATGCTCGGACTCGATCCCACGAACCCCGGCGTCATCCTGGTGATGGCGCTGATCGCCTCCGCGGCGGTCGGGTCGTTCGTCCTGACGAACACGGCAGTCGTCATCTGGGCGAAACGGAAGATCACGGCGGCGTTTACCGACCGGATCGCGATCAACCGGGTCGGCCCGCTTGGCCTCTTTATCATCGTGGCCGACGCGGTCCGGCTCCTCTCGAAGGAACTGATCGTCCCCGAAGAGGTCGACCGACCGGCCTGGGACCTCGCGCCGCTTGTGTTGTCCGGCTCGGCGCTCCTCGGATTCGCGGTCATCCCGATGGATATGCAGTACAACATCCAGATCGCCGACCCCGAGGTCGGACTGGCGTACGTGTTCGCGACGGCCTCGATCGCATCGGTCGGGCTGGTGATGGCGGGCTACGCCTCGAACAACAAGTACTCGTTCCTCGGCGGGCTGCGTGCGGTGGCACAGAACATCGCCTACGAGATCCCGCTCATCCTGACGGGCGCGTCGGTGGTCATCTTCGCCGGCTCGCTCCAGATGAGCGAGATCGTCATGGCCCAGCAGCAGTCCCTGATCGGCCCGCTGCCGGCCTGGTACGCGTTCGTCAACCCCTTCGCGTTCGTCCTGTTCATGATCGCGAACCTCGCGGAGGTCGGTCGGAACCCGTTCGACATCCCCGAGGCGCCGACCGAAATCGTCGCCGGGTACCAGACCGAGTACTCGTCGGTGTACTTCGTGTTGATGTATCTGGGCGAGTTTATCCACATCTTCCTCGGTGGCGCGATCGTCGCGACCATCTTCCTCGGCGGGCCGGCGGGGCCGGTGCTTCCCGGCATCGTCTGGTTCGTCATCAAGATGTGGGCCGTGTTCCTGTTCACCCAGTGGGCACGGTCGGCGGTTCCTCGTGTCCGGATCGACCAGCTCATCCAGATCGGCTGGAAGGGCATGCTCGTGCTCTCGCTGGCAAACCTCATGCTGACGGCCGCGATCGTCGGGGTGGTCAACGTATGA
- a CDS encoding NuoI/complex I 23 kDa subunit family protein codes for MIGVLKSMATTMKHALDGQTFTVEYPDVAPEVSPRFRGVHKWSQERCIWCRQCENVCPNNTIQIVMDDQRNGEQYNLHIGQCIYCRLCEEVCPTDAILLTQNFEFTADTKDEFAYDKEQLKNVPWYKDIDPLESREPDRGAWIGEGEGEVDYQ; via the coding sequence ATGATCGGAGTGCTGAAATCCATGGCGACGACGATGAAACACGCCCTCGACGGGCAGACGTTCACGGTCGAGTACCCTGACGTTGCCCCCGAGGTGAGCCCCCGCTTCCGCGGCGTCCACAAGTGGAGCCAGGAGCGGTGTATCTGGTGTCGGCAGTGTGAGAACGTCTGTCCGAACAACACCATCCAGATCGTGATGGACGACCAGCGAAACGGCGAGCAGTACAACCTCCACATCGGCCAGTGTATCTACTGCCGGCTGTGTGAGGAGGTCTGCCCGACCGACGCCATCCTGCTCACCCAGAACTTCGAGTTCACGGCGGACACGAAAGACGAGTTCGCCTACGACAAAGAGCAGCTGAAGAACGTCCCGTGGTACAAGGACATCGACCCGCTGGAGTCGCGCGAACCCGACCGGGGCGCCTGGATCGGGGAAGGCGAAGGCGAAGTCGACTACCAGTAG
- a CDS encoding NADH-quinone oxidoreductase subunit J, whose translation MGLYESIAFALFAIITVGSASGVVLVRDVWHSALLLGVSLLSVAVFYVMNQAAFVATMQILVYVGGVLILITFAVMLTREDESVIEVSP comes from the coding sequence ATGGGACTGTACGAGTCAATCGCGTTCGCGCTGTTCGCCATCATAACGGTGGGCAGCGCGTCGGGCGTCGTGTTAGTGCGCGATGTCTGGCACTCGGCGTTGTTACTGGGTGTGTCACTGCTCAGCGTCGCCGTGTTCTACGTCATGAACCAGGCCGCATTCGTCGCAACGATGCAGATTCTGGTGTACGTCGGTGGCGTCCTCATCCTCATCACCTTCGCAGTGATGTTGACACGGGAGGACGAATCAGTCATCGAGGTGTCACCATGA
- a CDS encoding proton-conducting membrane transporter — MTTKPELTTEGNFTAGLAAVALFLVLGGVFLTASFPTPVGFPESAAVTKSLGAAMFDIAPSAIMGENQAAVDGEGFIVAFLVIGVLLDAALDGAVMLAKREDEGENVGVGAGTDEPNAVAADGGERSPSGGDAE; from the coding sequence ATGACGACGAAACCGGAACTCACGACCGAGGGGAACTTCACGGCCGGACTGGCTGCCGTCGCACTGTTTCTGGTGCTCGGCGGCGTGTTCCTCACGGCGTCGTTCCCGACGCCGGTCGGATTCCCCGAGAGCGCGGCCGTCACGAAGAGTTTGGGGGCGGCGATGTTCGACATCGCACCGAGTGCGATCATGGGCGAGAACCAGGCCGCCGTCGACGGTGAGGGGTTCATCGTCGCATTCCTCGTGATCGGTGTCCTCCTCGACGCCGCGCTGGACGGTGCCGTGATGCTCGCAAAACGCGAGGACGAGGGCGAGAACGTCGGCGTCGGTGCCGGAACGGACGAACCAAACGCCGTCGCCGCTGACGGTGGGGAACGGTCCCCGTCGGGAGGTGACGCCGAATGA